The Hymenobacter oligotrophus genome segment TGGGTATTGCCACGGCACTGTACGGAGTAGCCGCCAAAGAAGGAATCACACGCATCATCATCGGGCAGAGCTTTCGCACCGAAGGCATCTGCCCCTTGTCGTGGAATTACCTGGATGGCAAGTATTTAAAGGCTGTGCACCGGCAGTTTGGCACTGTGCCCTTGCGCAAATGGACCCCGAACGATCCGGGCTTTAACCTGGATTTGAAGGAGATGTTTTACTACTCGGTAATTCGCGGCATACGCACCGTAACGCTGCTTTACCACGTACCGTACGTGCGCGCCTACGTCGACGAGCTGCTGCAACGCGAATTGGAATGGGTAAACCCCGGCTCCCATTACTTCGACGACCTCTACCAGAGCGTCATCTATTACCTCAACCGCACCAAGTTCAACATCGACCGGCGCTTGTTTAACTACTCGGCGCTAGTGCGCTCGGGGCAGATGACGCGCGACGAGGCCCTGGAGCGTTGCCAGCACGTAAATGCCATCGAAGACCAGAAGGTCATCAATTTGTGCATCAAGCGCCTAGGTCTCACGCGCGAGGAGTTTGAGCAAATAGTTGCGACGCCGGTAAAAACTTTTCGCGACTACCCAAACAACTACGCGCTCATACGGCTGCTGCGCTGGCCCATCAAACTAGCCAGCAAGCTGCGTTTACTGCCCGAATCGGCCTACGACAAATACTTCAACTGCGGCACGTAGCTGTTTTCTGCCGCTGTCATCCTTGGTCTATCATCCTTCATCTGGCGTACGCAAAGCGAAGGACCTTACCACGCTAGAACGAGACGTTGTTACGTCAGTTGTCCAAACGTGATAAGGTCCTTCGCTTTGCGTACGCCAGATGAAGGATGACAATCAGTCAAATGACCTAGGGCCTAGGTGCCTTGCAGCAGCTAGGCTATGTGCAGCCAGTCTTTTTTCTTCAGCAGCTGCTCCTGGCTTTCGCGGTAGTCGGGGTCGTCAACGCAGCAGTCGACGGGGCACACCGCGGCACACTGGGGCTCCTCGTGAAAGCCCACGCATTCGGTGCACTTGTCCGACACGATGTAGTAGTATTCGTCGGAAACAGGTACTTGGGGGTTGGTGGCATCTACTTGCTTGCCGCCATCCACCTCAATGGTGCCTTTCAACGTGGTGCCGTCGGCCCAGCGCCAGTTCGCGCCGCCTTCGTAGATGGCGTTGTTGGGGCACTCGGGTTCGCAGGCACCGCAGTTGATGCACTCGTCGGTAATCATGATGGCCATGGCCGTAGGTCGTCAGGTTTGGTAAGGGAAGTGTTTCTGATACGCAGCCGCCGGGGCTTGGGGTTTGCCTGAATCAACCGCAAGCCCGGCAGTAGGTTCTCGCACAGTCGGGCAAAAGTAGTACTGCCCGCGGTTTCTTACGAACTTTCGGCCCTGATTCCCGCTTAAGCCCCTTATGACCCAAGCCGAACGTCTTGCCGCCTTTATTCGCCTAGGCCAGCGCCTGCGCACCCTTCCCGCCGACGAGCTGGCCGTGCTGGTTCGCCGCGCCCGCAGCCACAACCCGTGGTTCGACGAGGCCAGCGTGCGCGCCGCCGTGCAAGGCGTAGCGTATTTGCTCGAAGAAAACGCCCTGCGCGAGTGGGCAGCCCGCTACCCGGCCGAGCCCCTGGGCGAGCCGCGCCGGGTGGGCGTGGTGATGGCCGGCAACATTCCGATGGTGGGCTTCCACGATTTGCTGTGCGTGCTGGTAAGCGGCCATATTCTGCTCGCCAAACTCTCGGCCGACGACAACATCCTGCTGCGCTGGGTGGCCGACGAGCTGTTGCAAATCGAGCCGCGGTTTAAGGAGAGCCTGCGCTTTGTGGAAATGCTGCGCGAAGCCGACGCGTTTGTTGCCACCGGCTCCGACAACAGCGCGCGTTACTTTGAGTTTTACTTCAGCAAAAAGCCCAACCTCATTCGGCGCAACCGCTCGAGCATTGGGGTAATTGCCGGTTTCGAGCCGGAAGAAGAATTGGCGCAATTCGGGCCCGATATTTTTCAGTACTACGGCCTGGGCTGCCGCAACGTATCCAAGCTGCTGGTGCCATCTGGCTACGATTTTGTGCCGTTTCTGAACGCCATGCACCCCTGGGCCAACGCCCTGGAGCACAACCGCTACCACAACAACTACGATTACCAAAAAAGCTTGCTGCTCGTGAACCGGGTGCCCCACCTCGATTCGGGCTTCCTGATGCTGACCGAAAGCATGCAGCTGGTTTCGCCCATTTCGGTGGTGCACTACAGCTACTACCAGCACGAAGAGGACCTGCGCCAGCAGCTGGCCGAGGTAGCTGCCAAAACCCAAATTGTGGTGTCCGTCAACGGCTGGTACCCGGGCAGCGTGCCGGCCGGCCAGGCCCAGCAGCCGCGCGTGGACGACTACGCCGACGGCATCGACACGATGGCATTTCTGGCGGCGTTGTCGTAACTTATAGGGGCCGCGCACTCCAAGGTCGATCATCAGGCGCACTGCACTTGCCGCAGACTTTTGGCACGGTTGTTTGTTCAGCAAGTACCAACCACCCCGATTTTGTACGCCTATGCAAGTCGTCACCCAATCGGCCGAAACCGTTGCGAAAGAAACGATTCCGACCCTGCGCTTCCGTCCCGAAGACGCCCTCCTGACCCCAGCTGAGCGGCAAGTACGCCGTTTCGATGCCGAGCGCGCTTGCGCCCTAGGTAACAACTACCACGGCAAGCTCGACATCTACTTCCAGACCGCCGACGGCAGCCTGAAACGCGTGCAAACCACCGTGTGGGCCGTGCACGA includes the following:
- a CDS encoding N-acetyl sugar amidotransferase, yielding MTVPSAQAITDAATRDLTHSVEAQRCSRCIMDTTVPGIRFDARGECNFCAVHDKMDRENPLGPEGERYVQEVAAELKHLGQGKKYDCVLGVSGGRDSSFTLWYCVVKLGLRPLAVHFNDGFGNPVAGENMVKACRKLGVELRTITSDWRESKDLKIAFLKASTPDIEEGTDVGIATALYGVAAKEGITRIIIGQSFRTEGICPLSWNYLDGKYLKAVHRQFGTVPLRKWTPNDPGFNLDLKEMFYYSVIRGIRTVTLLYHVPYVRAYVDELLQRELEWVNPGSHYFDDLYQSVIYYLNRTKFNIDRRLFNYSALVRSGQMTRDEALERCQHVNAIEDQKVINLCIKRLGLTREEFEQIVATPVKTFRDYPNNYALIRLLRWPIKLASKLRLLPESAYDKYFNCGT
- a CDS encoding 4Fe-4S dicluster domain-containing protein, whose amino-acid sequence is MAIMITDECINCGACEPECPNNAIYEGGANWRWADGTTLKGTIEVDGGKQVDATNPQVPVSDEYYYIVSDKCTECVGFHEEPQCAAVCPVDCCVDDPDYRESQEQLLKKKDWLHIA
- a CDS encoding aldehyde dehydrogenase family protein; translated protein: MTQAERLAAFIRLGQRLRTLPADELAVLVRRARSHNPWFDEASVRAAVQGVAYLLEENALREWAARYPAEPLGEPRRVGVVMAGNIPMVGFHDLLCVLVSGHILLAKLSADDNILLRWVADELLQIEPRFKESLRFVEMLREADAFVATGSDNSARYFEFYFSKKPNLIRRNRSSIGVIAGFEPEEELAQFGPDIFQYYGLGCRNVSKLLVPSGYDFVPFLNAMHPWANALEHNRYHNNYDYQKSLLLVNRVPHLDSGFLMLTESMQLVSPISVVHYSYYQHEEDLRQQLAEVAAKTQIVVSVNGWYPGSVPAGQAQQPRVDDYADGIDTMAFLAALS